From the Alkalibacter rhizosphaerae genome, one window contains:
- a CDS encoding ribonuclease J — MAKQKNSKLKIIPLGGMGEIGKNLTVFEYKRDIIIVDCGITFPDETMYGIDIVLPDMTYLINNKDRIRGVVVTHGHEDHIGAIPYLLKEMNVPIYATKLTMGLIENKLTEHGLMRDSVRKVVRPKDRIDLGGFNVEFIRVNHSIADAVAVCVRCDAATVLHTGDFKIDYTPIDEEVIDLPRFAEIGKEGVDLLMADSTNVELPGVTLSEKSVGKRFMELFDGVETRIVVATFASNIHRVQQIVDAAVAHGRKVAVSGRSMINVSKTATELGYLDIPDGTLIDIRDINKYEPHEIVVVATGSQGETMAALSRMAVGEFRQFSITAGDLVIFSASPIPGNEKMVYQVINNLFKLGAEVVYEKLAEVHVSGHARVEELKLIHTLVNAKHFIPVHGEYRMLKHHVDLAQSLGMPEENTLVVNNGTIVELDKNSCRDIGKAPSGIVLVDGSGIGDVGNIVLRDRKHLSEDGIFMVVVTLSKGKTVAGPDVISRGFVYVRESEELINEARNVVKAALIKCEEKKITDWNKIKSELRDALDRFLYEKTKRRPMILPILMEV, encoded by the coding sequence TTGGCAAAACAGAAAAACAGCAAATTGAAGATTATACCCCTCGGAGGAATGGGTGAGATCGGAAAAAATCTCACCGTATTCGAATACAAGAGGGATATAATAATCGTGGACTGCGGCATCACGTTCCCGGACGAAACCATGTACGGGATCGACATCGTGTTGCCCGATATGACATATCTGATCAACAACAAGGATCGGATCCGGGGGGTCGTGGTGACCCATGGTCATGAGGACCATATCGGCGCCATCCCCTATTTATTGAAAGAAATGAATGTACCCATCTACGCCACCAAGCTGACCATGGGACTCATCGAAAACAAGTTGACGGAACACGGCCTCATGAGGGATTCCGTACGAAAAGTCGTACGCCCCAAAGACCGCATCGACCTGGGAGGTTTCAACGTGGAATTCATCCGGGTCAACCACTCCATCGCAGACGCCGTTGCCGTATGCGTCCGTTGCGACGCCGCCACGGTCCTGCACACGGGAGACTTTAAGATCGACTATACCCCCATTGACGAGGAAGTCATCGACCTGCCGAGGTTTGCAGAGATCGGCAAAGAAGGGGTGGACCTGTTGATGGCGGACAGCACCAATGTGGAGCTGCCCGGAGTGACCCTGTCGGAAAAATCCGTCGGGAAGCGCTTTATGGAACTATTTGACGGGGTGGAGACCCGGATCGTGGTGGCCACATTTGCCTCCAACATCCATCGGGTGCAACAGATCGTAGATGCTGCCGTGGCCCATGGCCGAAAGGTGGCCGTCAGCGGTCGAAGCATGATCAACGTCAGCAAGACCGCCACCGAGCTTGGATATCTGGACATCCCGGATGGGACCTTGATCGATATCCGGGACATCAACAAGTACGAACCCCATGAGATCGTGGTCGTGGCCACGGGAAGCCAGGGAGAGACCATGGCAGCCCTCAGCCGGATGGCTGTTGGTGAATTTAGACAATTTTCCATTACGGCAGGGGACCTGGTCATCTTTTCCGCATCTCCCATACCGGGAAATGAAAAGATGGTCTATCAGGTCATCAACAACCTGTTCAAATTGGGAGCGGAAGTGGTCTACGAGAAATTGGCGGAAGTCCACGTATCCGGCCACGCCCGTGTGGAAGAATTGAAATTGATCCACACCTTGGTGAATGCCAAGCATTTCATTCCCGTCCATGGAGAGTACCGGATGCTCAAGCATCACGTGGACTTGGCCCAAAGCCTGGGAATGCCGGAAGAGAACACCCTGGTGGTCAACAACGGCACCATTGTGGAACTGGATAAAAACAGCTGTCGGGATATAGGCAAGGCCCCGTCGGGCATCGTCCTGGTGGACGGTTCCGGCATCGGCGATGTGGGAAATATCGTACTGCGGGACCGAAAGCACCTGTCAGAAGACGGCATCTTCATGGTGGTGGTCACCTTGAGCAAAGGGAAGACCGTTGCCGGACCGGATGTCATATCCAGAGGGTTCGTCTACGTACGGGAATCGGAAGAATTGATTAACGAAGCCCGAAACGTGGTAAAAGCCGCATTGATCAAGTGCGAAGAGAAGAAGATCACCGACTGGAACAAGATCAAAAGCGAACTTCGGGACGCCCTGGATCGGTTCCTGTATGAAAAAACGAAAAGAAGACCGATGATACTCCCCATATTGATGGAAGTGTAA
- a CDS encoding YlbF family regulator codes for MRIYDEAHALAKAIKESSEYKRMVQTQKRVMENPKDWEMVTDYMKKQMEVQTLQMMGQEPSQKQVESFNQMTGALMAIPAIAEYFQAQYAFSQIYQDVMKIITEGMDLGL; via the coding sequence ATGAGAATTTATGATGAAGCACACGCGTTGGCCAAGGCCATCAAGGAAAGCAGCGAATACAAGCGGATGGTCCAAACCCAGAAGCGGGTCATGGAAAACCCCAAAGACTGGGAGATGGTCACCGACTACATGAAAAAGCAAATGGAAGTCCAGACCCTGCAGATGATGGGCCAGGAACCTTCCCAGAAACAGGTGGAAAGCTTCAACCAGATGACGGGGGCCTTGATGGCCATTCCGGCCATTGCAGAATATTTTCAAGCCCAGTATGCCTTTTCCCAGATCTATCAGGACGTCATGAAGATCATAACGGAAGGCATGGACCTAGGGCTGTAG
- a CDS encoding Fur family transcriptional regulator: MPIESYKELLKDHGYKLTPQRRHVINAITDNKDCHMSIDEIYREVKENCPEIGIATIYRTVQLLEEVGILSKQYFDDGCHRYEISDGKKHHNHHHLVCNHCGSVIEIQDEYFDALEQHIEKEKKFKITNHNVTFFGICEDCQKKSGKS, from the coding sequence GTGCCTATCGAAAGCTACAAGGAATTATTGAAAGATCACGGCTACAAGTTGACACCACAGCGACGACACGTAATCAACGCAATCACGGACAACAAGGATTGTCACATGAGTATTGATGAAATTTACCGGGAAGTGAAAGAAAACTGCCCGGAAATCGGCATTGCCACCATATATCGAACAGTACAGCTGTTGGAAGAAGTGGGCATTCTGTCCAAGCAGTATTTTGACGACGGATGCCATCGGTACGAAATATCCGACGGGAAAAAACATCACAATCACCATCATCTCGTTTGCAATCATTGCGGATCGGTAATCGAAATACAAGATGAGTATTTCGACGCATTGGAACAACACATCGAAAAAGAAAAAAAATTCAAGATAACGAATCACAACGTTACTTTTTTTGGCATTTGTGAAGATTGCCAGAAAAAGAGCGGAAAGAGTTAA
- the ruvX gene encoding Holliday junction resolvase RuvX, which produces MKRWMGLDVGDRTIGLAVSDLLGITAQGLKTLKRSSMDGDLENLRSIIEEKEVGVLVVGLPKNMDGSVGSQGQKVVGFANFLKKRLPVEVVLWDERLTSRLAYQTMQDTNTKEKLKKERVDMLAAQNILQSYMDSIKK; this is translated from the coding sequence ATGAAGCGATGGATGGGACTGGACGTAGGAGACCGAACCATCGGGTTGGCGGTAAGCGACCTGTTGGGAATCACGGCCCAGGGTTTAAAGACCCTGAAAAGATCCAGCATGGACGGAGACCTTGAAAATCTTCGATCCATTATAGAAGAAAAGGAAGTAGGCGTCCTGGTAGTGGGACTGCCCAAGAACATGGACGGAAGTGTAGGCTCCCAGGGACAAAAGGTCGTTGGGTTTGCAAATTTCCTAAAAAAGCGGTTGCCGGTGGAAGTGGTCCTTTGGGACGAACGGCTGACCAGCAGGCTGGCCTACCAGACCATGCAGGACACCAATACAAAAGAGAAACTAAAAAAAGAAAGAGTAGACATGCTGGCGGCACAAAACATTTTGCAAAGCTACATGGATTCCATTAAAAAATGA
- a CDS encoding peptidase U32 family protein: MKKPELLAPAGNLEKLRYAIAYGADAVYMAGSAYGLRAKAGNFTRLEMLEGLDFVHKHGKKAYVTLNIFAHNEDFSGLEDYVKNLSKYGVDGVIVADPGIFHVVRQTAPELKVSLSTQANNTNYHSANFWHQQGVSRIVLARELSLGEITELRKKTDPSLELETFVHGAMCMSYSGRCLLSNYMAGRDANRGDCAQPCRWNYRLMEEKRPGEYFPIEEDERGTYIFNAKDLCLIHRIPELIRAGVDSFKIEGRMKSLFYVSTVTNVYRQAIDAFMADPEGYKEDPTWMEELQKISHRGYTEGFAFEKPGVDAHHYSTSSYTRNYDFVGSVVGHDEEKKEALVEVRNKIVVGDQLEWMGPGRPAKSLTVASIVDEDGNSMESAPHPKQIVRIPMEETPTIWDILRKENKEA, translated from the coding sequence ATCAAAAAACCGGAGCTGTTGGCTCCAGCAGGAAATCTGGAGAAGCTCCGATACGCCATTGCCTATGGTGCAGATGCGGTCTACATGGCCGGGTCTGCCTATGGACTTCGAGCCAAAGCGGGGAATTTCACCCGTCTGGAAATGTTGGAAGGACTGGATTTTGTGCATAAGCACGGGAAAAAAGCATATGTTACCCTGAATATCTTCGCCCACAACGAAGATTTTTCCGGTTTGGAGGACTATGTAAAAAATTTGAGCAAATATGGCGTAGATGGTGTTATTGTGGCAGATCCGGGTATATTTCATGTAGTGCGTCAAACGGCACCGGAACTAAAGGTGTCCTTAAGCACCCAGGCCAACAACACCAACTATCACAGCGCCAATTTCTGGCATCAGCAGGGTGTATCCCGGATCGTACTGGCCCGGGAATTGAGTCTGGGCGAGATCACGGAGTTGCGAAAGAAAACGGATCCGTCCCTGGAACTGGAGACCTTTGTCCACGGTGCCATGTGCATGTCCTATTCGGGTCGATGCCTGCTCAGCAACTATATGGCAGGCCGGGATGCCAATCGGGGAGACTGCGCCCAACCTTGTCGGTGGAACTATCGGCTCATGGAGGAAAAACGACCTGGAGAATACTTTCCCATTGAAGAGGACGAACGGGGCACCTACATCTTTAACGCCAAGGATCTGTGTCTGATCCACCGGATCCCGGAACTCATCAGGGCAGGGGTGGACAGTTTCAAGATCGAGGGACGAATGAAGAGCCTGTTTTACGTATCTACCGTCACCAACGTCTACCGCCAGGCAATCGATGCCTTTATGGCGGATCCGGAAGGATACAAGGAAGATCCGACCTGGATGGAAGAACTCCAAAAGATCAGCCACCGGGGCTACACGGAAGGCTTTGCCTTTGAAAAACCCGGGGTGGATGCCCATCATTACTCCACCAGCTCCTATACAAGGAATTACGACTTCGTCGGCAGCGTGGTGGGTCATGATGAAGAGAAAAAGGAAGCCCTAGTGGAAGTACGAAACAAGATCGTGGTGGGAGACCAGCTGGAATGGATGGGCCCGGGACGACCGGCAAAATCCCTGACTGTTGCTTCCATCGTGGATGAAGATGGGAATTCCATGGAAAGCGCCCCCCATCCCAAACAGATCGTACGCATCCCCATGGAGGAAACCCCCACCATCTGGGACATCCTCCGCAAGGAGAACAAGGAGGCCTAA
- a CDS encoding O-methyltransferase, which yields MGQINQDYIEDYIRGLLPKRNDLLNRLEIEAAEEHVPIIHPEVAQYLEVMVRSHDYKKILEIGTAIGYSAIRFASIHHAMQVDSVELSEEMIEKAEKNIKEAGLENQIKIHPGDASQVIKTLEGPYDMIFLDGAKGHYVHMLEDCLRLLSPKGMIISDNVLFRGMVASNTVLKRRKITIVKRMRRFLEEISADPRIHTTIIPLGDGVAVSIWNRDHMENTGGEGHE from the coding sequence ATGGGCCAGATCAACCAGGACTACATCGAAGACTATATACGGGGTCTCCTGCCCAAACGAAACGATCTGTTGAATCGATTGGAAATAGAAGCCGCAGAAGAACACGTACCAATCATCCACCCGGAAGTGGCCCAGTATCTGGAAGTGATGGTCCGTTCCCACGATTACAAGAAGATCCTGGAGATCGGCACTGCCATCGGCTACTCCGCCATCCGCTTTGCTTCCATCCACCATGCCATGCAAGTGGATTCGGTGGAACTAAGTGAAGAGATGATCGAAAAGGCGGAAAAAAACATCAAAGAAGCCGGGTTGGAAAACCAAATAAAGATCCATCCGGGGGATGCCTCCCAGGTGATCAAGACCTTGGAGGGACCCTACGACATGATCTTCCTCGATGGCGCCAAGGGACATTATGTCCACATGCTGGAAGATTGTCTGCGCCTGCTGTCTCCAAAAGGGATGATCATCTCCGACAACGTACTGTTTCGAGGCATGGTGGCCAGCAATACGGTGTTAAAGAGAAGAAAGATCACCATCGTCAAGCGGATGCGGCGATTTTTGGAAGAGATCAGCGCAGATCCCAGAATACATACCACCATAATTCCCTTGGGGGATGGGGTGGCCGTCAGCATATGGAACAGAGACCACATGGAAAACACAGGAGGAGAAGGCCATGAATGA
- a CDS encoding aldo/keto reductase: MHYIQLGQTDLTVSKLAFGTLTMGPLQANLSREEGALLLERAWDLGINFLDTADLYQNYDHIKEGLKRTSRDWILASKSYDYTWKAMKDSLEKARKGLDRDMIDIWMLHETESVHTIRGHWEAVECLMEAKQKGLIRHIGISTHHVAGVYGAMEYPEIGVIHPIFNKKGLGIADGSFLQMEEALRKAHDRGKGIFAMKPLGGGHLIKDRREAFRFVLEKEYIHSMAVGMQTVEEVEYNAALVAGRPVSHELSEKTEKQNRHLHIDSWCEGCGNCVAVCPQKALRFEDGQARVDRDACILCGYCAAVCPQFCIKVV, translated from the coding sequence TTGCACTACATCCAACTGGGACAGACAGACCTGACGGTGTCAAAGCTGGCATTCGGCACCCTGACCATGGGGCCCCTCCAGGCCAACCTTAGCCGGGAAGAAGGGGCTTTGCTTTTGGAACGGGCCTGGGATCTGGGGATCAATTTCCTGGATACTGCCGATCTGTACCAAAACTACGATCATATAAAAGAAGGATTGAAGCGGACCAGCAGGGACTGGATCCTTGCATCCAAATCCTACGACTATACATGGAAGGCCATGAAAGACAGCCTCGAAAAAGCCAGAAAAGGCCTGGATCGGGACATGATCGACATCTGGATGCTCCACGAAACGGAAAGCGTTCACACCATTCGGGGACATTGGGAAGCCGTAGAATGCCTGATGGAGGCAAAGCAAAAGGGCTTGATCCGCCATATCGGCATTTCCACCCACCATGTGGCGGGGGTTTATGGAGCAATGGAATATCCGGAAATCGGGGTGATCCATCCCATTTTCAACAAGAAGGGACTTGGCATTGCCGACGGATCTTTTTTGCAGATGGAAGAGGCCCTTCGAAAAGCCCATGACCGAGGAAAAGGCATCTTCGCCATGAAACCTCTGGGCGGGGGCCATTTGATCAAGGACCGAAGGGAAGCATTTCGCTTCGTCTTGGAGAAGGAATACATCCACTCCATGGCGGTGGGGATGCAGACGGTGGAAGAAGTGGAATACAATGCCGCTCTGGTAGCGGGAAGACCCGTATCCCATGAACTGTCCGAAAAGACGGAGAAACAAAACCGGCATCTCCACATCGACAGCTGGTGCGAGGGGTGCGGCAACTGCGTGGCGGTTTGCCCCCAAAAGGCGCTGCGGTTCGAAGATGGTCAGGCAAGGGTGGACCGGGATGCATGCATTCTCTGCGGCTATTGTGCCGCAGTATGTCCCCAATTTTGCATAAAGGTGGTATAA
- the alaS gene encoding alanine--tRNA ligase: protein MKTMGLNEIREKYLEFFESKDHLRKQSAPLVPINDNSLLLINSGMAPLKPYFTGDEIPPSKRMTTCQKCIRTPDIDNVGKTARHGTFFEMLGNFSFGDYFKEEAIKWAWEFVTEVMEIPEDKMYVSIYEEDDEAYDIWHKIVGLAPDRIVRLGKADNFWEHGLGPCGPCSEIYFDRGEDHGCGNPDCAVGCECDRYIEFWNLVFTQYDKDGEGNYHPLANPNIDTGMGLERMATIMQDVGTIFEVDTIRHVLDTVCGLAGIQYKDDVKNDISIRVITDHIRSVSFMIGDGVLPSNEGRGYVLRRLLRRAARHGKLLGIEGTFLSQLSREVKKTSGEAYPELVEKEETIAKIIRLEEEKFQETIDQGLMILEEEMEKLKKEEKDILSGETAFRLYDTFGFPLDLTRDILEESGMDVDEDTFHEEMKKQKERARKARSDKDNNAWGDDLFTHLTEDTLTEFVGYQTLEATGKILGMVVDGQPVQDAREGQQVLFVMDTTPFYAESGGQVGDIGTVEHDECKIQVDDCKKGSLGRHIHHGTVVEGSIRVNDMVRARVDEIHRMSVARNHTATHLLHKALKEVLGDHVEQAGSLVDSKRFRFDFHHFEKLTKEELEDVESRVNKAIRRALEVEKFETDIQKARELGAVALFGEKYGETVRVVRIADYSMELCGGTHLDNISQIGLFKIVSENGIAAGVRRIEGVTGVNTLEYVAGLEGQVRQTAVLLKSNPEHVNQRIEELFSTIKSLEKEIQGLKQQLNKNASEDFLSKAVDIHGISFLAASVQGYEMDDIRDLADGLRDKTQGVVLIAGEKDGKVHIVAMGTKEAVSQGFHAGKLAKEVAATTGGGGGGRPDMAQAGGKDPSKIQEALETGKSVLEKMLVK, encoded by the coding sequence ATGAAAACAATGGGATTAAATGAAATCAGGGAAAAATATCTTGAATTTTTCGAAAGCAAGGATCATTTGCGAAAGCAAAGCGCACCCCTGGTGCCGATCAACGACAACAGCCTCTTGTTGATCAACTCCGGGATGGCACCCTTGAAGCCTTATTTTACAGGAGACGAGATCCCGCCCAGCAAGCGGATGACCACCTGTCAAAAGTGCATTCGAACACCGGACATCGACAACGTAGGAAAAACGGCCCGTCACGGCACTTTCTTTGAGATGCTGGGCAACTTCTCTTTTGGAGACTACTTTAAGGAAGAAGCCATAAAATGGGCATGGGAATTCGTGACGGAAGTCATGGAGATCCCGGAAGATAAAATGTACGTGTCCATCTACGAAGAAGACGATGAAGCCTACGACATCTGGCACAAGATCGTGGGTCTGGCACCGGACCGGATCGTCCGACTTGGGAAAGCGGACAACTTCTGGGAGCACGGCCTGGGACCATGTGGTCCTTGTTCGGAGATCTATTTTGACCGTGGAGAAGATCATGGCTGCGGAAATCCGGATTGCGCCGTCGGATGCGAGTGCGACCGCTACATCGAGTTTTGGAACCTGGTATTCACCCAGTACGACAAGGATGGGGAAGGAAACTATCATCCTCTGGCCAATCCCAACATCGATACGGGCATGGGCCTGGAGCGTATGGCCACCATCATGCAGGATGTAGGCACCATTTTTGAAGTGGACACCATCCGTCACGTACTGGATACGGTATGCGGACTTGCCGGGATCCAATACAAGGACGACGTAAAGAATGACATTTCCATCCGGGTCATTACGGATCATATTCGAAGCGTCAGCTTTATGATCGGCGACGGGGTTCTTCCAAGCAACGAGGGAAGAGGCTATGTCCTTCGCCGTCTGCTTCGACGGGCTGCCCGACACGGGAAGCTTTTGGGGATCGAAGGAACCTTTTTATCCCAGTTGTCCAGGGAAGTGAAAAAGACTTCCGGAGAAGCCTATCCGGAACTGGTGGAAAAGGAAGAGACCATCGCCAAGATCATCCGCCTGGAAGAAGAGAAGTTTCAAGAAACCATCGACCAGGGTCTGATGATCCTGGAAGAAGAAATGGAGAAGTTGAAAAAGGAAGAAAAAGACATCCTTTCCGGAGAGACGGCTTTCCGACTTTACGACACCTTCGGTTTTCCCCTGGATCTGACCAGGGACATCCTGGAAGAGTCGGGGATGGACGTGGATGAAGACACGTTTCATGAAGAGATGAAAAAACAAAAGGAAAGGGCCAGAAAAGCCCGATCCGACAAGGACAACAACGCATGGGGGGACGACTTGTTCACCCATTTGACGGAAGATACTTTAACGGAATTCGTAGGGTACCAGACACTGGAGGCCACTGGAAAGATCCTTGGCATGGTGGTGGACGGACAACCGGTCCAAGACGCCAGAGAGGGACAACAAGTTCTTTTCGTCATGGACACCACGCCTTTTTATGCAGAAAGCGGCGGCCAGGTGGGGGACATTGGAACGGTGGAGCATGATGAGTGCAAGATCCAGGTGGATGACTGCAAAAAAGGAAGCCTGGGACGTCATATCCATCACGGCACCGTGGTGGAAGGCTCCATTCGTGTCAATGACATGGTCCGGGCAAGAGTGGATGAGATCCATCGCATGAGCGTGGCCAGAAACCACACGGCCACCCATCTTCTCCACAAAGCCTTGAAAGAAGTATTGGGAGACCATGTGGAACAGGCAGGATCCCTGGTGGACAGCAAGCGGTTCCGTTTTGACTTCCATCACTTTGAGAAATTGACGAAAGAAGAATTGGAAGACGTGGAAAGCCGGGTCAATAAAGCCATTCGACGGGCCCTGGAAGTGGAGAAATTTGAAACGGACATCCAAAAGGCCAGGGAATTGGGAGCAGTGGCTCTATTTGGGGAAAAATACGGGGAGACGGTCCGAGTGGTCCGCATCGCCGACTACAGCATGGAACTTTGCGGAGGAACCCATTTGGACAACATCAGCCAGATCGGCCTGTTCAAGATCGTTTCGGAAAACGGCATCGCAGCCGGTGTCCGACGGATCGAAGGGGTGACGGGAGTCAACACCCTGGAATATGTAGCCGGTCTGGAAGGGCAGGTTCGACAAACGGCCGTCCTTCTCAAATCCAATCCGGAACATGTGAACCAGCGGATCGAGGAACTCTTTTCTACCATTAAATCGCTGGAGAAAGAGATCCAGGGACTGAAACAACAGTTGAATAAAAACGCTTCTGAAGATTTTCTAAGCAAAGCCGTGGATATACACGGAATTTCCTTCCTGGCTGCATCGGTCCAGGGATATGAAATGGACGACATCCGGGACCTGGCAGACGGCCTGCGAGACAAGACCCAGGGCGTGGTACTGATCGCCGGAGAAAAGGACGGCAAGGTTCATATCGTGGCCATGGGCACGAAAGAAGCCGTGTCCCAAGGTTTCCATGCCGGCAAACTGGCCAAGGAAGTGGCGGCCACCACCGGAGGCGGTGGAGGAGGACGACCGGATATGGCCCAGGCCGGTGGGAAAGATCCTTCTAAAATCCAGGAAGCCTTGGAAACCGGAAAGTCCGTACTGGAAAAAATGCTTGTAAAATAA
- a CDS encoding DUF1292 domain-containing protein, translated as MSNHDHEHEHEDTIFLVDEETGEEMEFEIIVTLEHEGTEYALLKKAEDDSDDMFAFRIEEDEEGEVLMPVEDDAELDLIQKIYDELSWED; from the coding sequence ATGAGCAATCACGATCATGAACACGAGCACGAAGACACCATATTTTTGGTGGATGAAGAAACAGGGGAGGAAATGGAGTTTGAGATCATCGTTACCCTGGAACATGAAGGAACCGAATACGCCCTGCTGAAAAAAGCAGAAGATGACAGCGACGACATGTTCGCCTTCCGCATCGAAGAAGACGAAGAAGGGGAAGTGCTCATGCCGGTGGAAGACGACGCCGAACTGGATTTGATCCAAAAGATCTATGACGAGCTTTCCTGGGAGGACTGA
- a CDS encoding IreB family regulatory phosphoprotein produces the protein MDNKKDYTVKFDIEDDKSQQIKELVRQVYQALKEKGYKPVNQLVGYIMSGDPTYITSHNNARNLIKKIERDELLEELVKYYFQHLD, from the coding sequence ATGGACAACAAAAAGGACTATACGGTAAAATTTGATATTGAAGATGACAAATCCCAACAGATCAAGGAACTGGTCCGGCAAGTGTACCAGGCATTGAAGGAAAAAGGGTACAAACCGGTGAACCAACTGGTGGGATATATCATGTCTGGAGATCCTACTTACATCACCAGCCACAACAACGCGAGAAACTTAATAAAAAAAATCGAACGAGATGAACTTTTGGAAGAACTGGTAAAGTACTATTTTCAACATTTGGATTGA